The Nesterenkonia xinjiangensis genome contains a region encoding:
- a CDS encoding maleylpyruvate isomerase family mycothiol-dependent enzyme: MSDVSRRTDIEHLALLAALQREFHAHLLVADSEAPVPACGWWTVEDLTEHLCDVYIWAADMARGRAAAPREERPAERPDGLAAYYRSCAAHLHETLTQLGPEAPARIFGGDGAAAFWHRRQVHETLVHLDDLAAALDADPPHVAAEVWADGIDEIVTVLYAHQLRLGRAEPPSSPVLITATDAESSWTMPAGTENPAAEIRGRAQEIDLLLWGRRGLANSSLEVRGDRVPVRQLLDQPVTP; this comes from the coding sequence ATGAGTGACGTGTCCCGCCGAACTGACATCGAGCATCTCGCGCTGCTCGCCGCTCTGCAGCGGGAGTTCCACGCGCATCTGCTCGTCGCCGACTCCGAGGCACCAGTGCCTGCCTGCGGCTGGTGGACCGTCGAGGACCTCACCGAGCACCTCTGTGACGTCTACATCTGGGCGGCAGACATGGCCCGGGGCCGGGCCGCGGCTCCTAGGGAGGAGCGCCCCGCAGAACGCCCGGACGGCCTCGCCGCGTACTATCGATCCTGCGCCGCCCATCTCCACGAGACCCTCACTCAGCTGGGCCCCGAGGCTCCCGCGCGGATCTTCGGAGGCGACGGGGCGGCGGCGTTCTGGCATCGCCGCCAGGTCCACGAGACCCTGGTCCACCTCGATGACCTCGCCGCGGCCCTCGACGCCGACCCACCACACGTGGCGGCGGAGGTCTGGGCCGACGGGATCGATGAGATCGTCACGGTCCTGTATGCCCATCAGCTGCGATTGGGACGTGCGGAGCCGCCGTCGTCTCCGGTCCTGATCACTGCGACAGACGCCGAGAGCAGCTGGACCATGCCCGCAGGCACAGAGAACCCGGCCGCGGAGATCCGCGGCCGGGCTCAGGAAATCGATCTTCTGCTGTGGGGGCGCCGTGGCCTCGCGAACTCATCCCTCGAGGTGCGGGGCGATCGCGTCCCTGTGCGGCAGCTGCTGGATCAGCCGGTCACTCCGTGA
- a CDS encoding NADP-dependent oxidoreductase produces the protein MTYSEYGSPDTLHLTEQPTPKLGPGAVLIAVERAAVNPVDWKLMAGGLDGMLDAVFPVIPGWDVSGVVEAVGPDVPEFSPGDRVASYARKDVVHGGTYAQYVAVPAASVARVPEGVSVDAAAGLPLVGLTALRSLEMLNLSGDDTLLIHGASGGVGHVAAQLAAAGGARVLGTASERNHEKLRALGVEPLRYGDGLEERVRDLAPTGVTAVADFAGGVLEQTLAVLADDGRHVSIADPAVEEHDGRWVWVRPDGQRLGQLLTKVADGTLSVEIDRHFPLEQAAEAMRHNQSGDGSGKIIIDVTE, from the coding sequence ATGACCTATTCCGAGTACGGATCCCCTGACACTCTGCATCTCACCGAGCAGCCGACCCCGAAGCTGGGCCCTGGCGCGGTGCTCATCGCGGTGGAGCGTGCCGCGGTCAACCCCGTGGACTGGAAACTCATGGCCGGAGGGCTCGACGGCATGCTTGACGCCGTGTTCCCCGTGATCCCGGGCTGGGACGTCTCCGGGGTGGTCGAGGCCGTGGGCCCGGACGTCCCGGAGTTCTCTCCCGGTGACCGGGTGGCGTCCTACGCGCGCAAGGACGTCGTCCACGGCGGCACCTACGCCCAGTATGTGGCGGTGCCGGCCGCCTCCGTGGCGCGCGTCCCCGAGGGCGTCTCCGTCGACGCCGCCGCAGGCCTGCCGCTGGTGGGGCTCACCGCGCTGCGCTCCCTGGAGATGCTGAACCTGTCCGGAGACGACACGCTGCTGATCCACGGCGCTTCAGGCGGGGTGGGTCATGTCGCGGCCCAGTTGGCAGCGGCCGGTGGTGCACGGGTCCTCGGCACCGCCTCGGAGCGGAACCACGAGAAGCTCCGTGCCCTGGGAGTGGAGCCGCTCCGCTATGGTGACGGACTCGAGGAGCGTGTCCGCGACCTGGCGCCCACAGGGGTCACCGCCGTGGCCGACTTCGCCGGCGGAGTCCTCGAGCAGACTCTCGCTGTGCTGGCCGATGACGGTCGCCACGTGTCGATCGCGGACCCCGCGGTGGAGGAGCACGACGGTCGCTGGGTGTGGGTGCGCCCCGACGGGCAGAGGCTGGGACAGCTCCTGACGAAGGTCGCAGACGGCACTCTGAGCGTGGAGATCGACCGGCACTTCCCGCTGGAGCAGGCGGCCGAGGCGATGAGGCACAACCAGTCCGGTGACGGATCCGGGAAGATCATCATCGACGTCACGGAGTGA
- a CDS encoding potassium channel family protein: MFGLTLMFTRFLSALRTAWQDLVFRGALLSLLMLVLSATIFYTLTEGWTVLDALYFSVVSGLTVGYGDLTPSSPLAKIFTMLYAMLAVGLFVTIAASLGGAFARNRSERRVGRRRRRRDGASASEPQLQVAGELDEEALDDLRARVHPDGSASTWSPRTADGRESWVAATISGRLVGFVRMVGDGDRDAVLIELLLDPEHHQLGEALVQRAAEEARAAGHCRLFADFADAQDRALFKACGFSRVATGVRQLS, from the coding sequence ATGTTCGGTCTGACGCTGATGTTCACCCGTTTCCTCTCTGCTCTCCGGACGGCGTGGCAGGACCTCGTGTTCCGCGGGGCGCTGTTGAGCCTGCTGATGCTGGTGCTCAGCGCCACGATCTTCTACACGCTCACTGAGGGCTGGACCGTCCTCGACGCCCTGTACTTCTCCGTGGTCAGCGGCCTCACCGTCGGGTACGGGGACTTGACGCCGAGCAGCCCGCTGGCGAAGATCTTCACCATGCTCTACGCCATGCTGGCCGTGGGGCTGTTCGTCACCATCGCCGCCTCTCTGGGCGGTGCCTTCGCCAGGAACCGGTCCGAGCGTCGCGTGGGTCGCCGTCGTCGACGGCGGGACGGTGCGTCAGCGTCGGAGCCGCAGCTGCAGGTCGCCGGCGAGCTCGATGAGGAGGCGCTCGATGACCTGCGCGCCCGGGTCCACCCCGACGGATCCGCCTCGACCTGGTCTCCGCGCACCGCCGACGGGCGGGAGAGCTGGGTGGCGGCGACGATCTCCGGCCGCCTGGTGGGGTTCGTCCGGATGGTAGGCGACGGGGATCGGGATGCCGTCCTGATCGAGCTGCTCCTCGATCCTGAGCACCACCAGCTGGGGGAGGCGCTGGTGCAGCGGGCCGCCGAGGAGGCGCGGGCGGCCGGACACTGCCGGCTCTTCGCCGACTTCGCTGACGCTCAGGACCGTGCTCTGTTCAAGGCCTGCGGATTCTCTCGAGTCGCAACCGGCGTTCGGCAGCTCTCCTGA
- a CDS encoding aldo/keto reductase: MEHLQLNSGTSIPQIGYGTGRSSDPARNVAAALEAGYRHVDTAQMYDNEAGVGEGVRASGVPRDDVFITTKLGNGNHAPDAVDRTLDESLVRLGVDAVDLFLVHWPMPGLDIDYVDTWRAMISVAETGRARAIGVSNFESHHLERIIEATGVFPAVNQIEIHPYFANNELRRWCWNHGLAVEAWSPLGKGDDLDDPAVQELATRLGRTPAQVILRWHLQRGDVIIPKTDHLERMASNLEILDWQLDEHDAAVLDALDRGEEGRRTAHPDHAVSTR, encoded by the coding sequence ATGGAACACCTGCAGCTGAATTCTGGCACCAGCATCCCGCAGATCGGTTATGGCACCGGACGATCCTCGGACCCCGCGAGAAACGTCGCCGCTGCCCTCGAGGCGGGCTACCGGCATGTGGACACCGCCCAGATGTACGACAACGAGGCCGGCGTCGGCGAAGGAGTCCGCGCATCCGGAGTGCCGCGTGACGACGTCTTCATCACCACCAAGCTGGGCAACGGGAATCACGCGCCCGACGCCGTCGACCGCACTCTGGACGAGTCGCTGGTGCGCCTCGGCGTCGACGCGGTGGACCTGTTCCTCGTCCACTGGCCCATGCCTGGGCTGGACATCGACTACGTGGACACCTGGCGAGCCATGATCTCCGTGGCCGAGACCGGGCGGGCTCGAGCGATCGGCGTCTCGAACTTCGAATCCCACCACCTGGAGCGGATCATCGAGGCCACCGGCGTCTTCCCGGCGGTGAACCAGATCGAGATCCACCCGTACTTCGCCAACAACGAGCTGCGCCGCTGGTGCTGGAACCACGGGCTCGCCGTCGAGGCGTGGAGCCCGCTGGGCAAGGGCGACGACCTCGACGATCCAGCCGTCCAGGAGCTGGCCACGCGGCTGGGCCGCACCCCGGCCCAGGTGATCCTGCGCTGGCACCTGCAGCGCGGCGACGTGATCATCCCCAAGACCGATCACCTCGAGCGGATGGCCAGCAACCTGGAGATCCTCGACTGGCAGCTCGATGAGCACGACGCGGCAGTCCTGGACGCATTGGACCGCGGTGAGGAAGGTCGGCGCACCGCCCATCCGGACCACGCCGTTTCGACACGTTGA
- a CDS encoding OmpA family protein produces the protein MSAYGTAPAGIAAAGLALLVVLTGAVSPGHVGAPVPDQERLDAPPERPEGLQTDDAVVPYDAGPFIYRFDPQDFIEQLGDPRTEDEEANLISLSTDILFRINSWELPDGAGARIAELVAEIPDGAEVQVTGHTDSVPTGEDFDNQVLSENRAEAVAEVLEQERPDLELHVAGRGDTEPAVTEDEEDPATFAANRRVEITYGD, from the coding sequence ATGAGCGCCTACGGCACCGCCCCGGCTGGGATCGCTGCAGCAGGGCTCGCGCTGCTCGTCGTCCTGACGGGGGCGGTCTCCCCGGGGCACGTCGGCGCTCCGGTGCCGGATCAGGAGCGGCTCGACGCCCCACCGGAGCGTCCCGAGGGCCTGCAGACGGACGACGCCGTCGTGCCGTATGACGCCGGCCCGTTCATCTACCGCTTTGATCCTCAGGACTTCATCGAACAGCTCGGTGACCCGCGGACGGAGGATGAGGAGGCGAACCTGATCTCGCTGTCCACCGACATCCTCTTCCGGATCAACAGCTGGGAGCTGCCGGACGGGGCAGGGGCACGCATCGCGGAGCTGGTGGCCGAGATCCCCGACGGGGCAGAGGTGCAGGTCACCGGGCACACCGATTCGGTCCCCACCGGGGAGGACTTCGACAACCAGGTGCTCTCGGAGAACCGTGCCGAGGCTGTGGCCGAGGTTCTCGAACAGGAGCGTCCGGACCTTGAGCTCCACGTGGCCGGCCGCGGAGACACCGAACCCGCGGTCACCGAGGACGAGGAGGATCCCGCCACCTTCGCGGCGAATCGTCGGGTGGAGATCACCTACGGGGACTGA
- a CDS encoding GNAT family N-acetyltransferase — translation MSTDHFVPSDFEPPTSLVTEAFRLEPLGPQHNEADHAAWSSSIEHIRATPGYPDGSWPPVEGMSLEANLADLRRHAADFTARKGFTFTVMDPDEGEVIGCVYLYPPEAEGHDVTVQSWVRADRAGLDAPLAEALESWIIAEWPWERPDRCGR, via the coding sequence ATGTCCACCGATCACTTCGTCCCGTCTGACTTCGAGCCCCCGACGTCGCTGGTCACCGAAGCGTTCCGCCTGGAACCCCTCGGGCCGCAGCACAACGAGGCGGACCACGCGGCATGGTCTTCGAGCATCGAGCACATCCGCGCGACTCCCGGGTATCCGGACGGCTCCTGGCCGCCCGTGGAGGGGATGTCGCTGGAGGCGAACCTGGCCGACCTGAGGCGTCATGCTGCCGACTTCACGGCGCGCAAGGGCTTCACGTTCACCGTGATGGACCCGGATGAGGGTGAGGTGATCGGGTGCGTCTACCTGTATCCCCCCGAAGCGGAGGGCCATGACGTCACCGTCCAGTCCTGGGTGCGTGCCGACCGTGCCGGACTCGACGCGCCGTTGGCCGAGGCGCTCGAGTCCTGGATCATCGCCGAGTGGCCGTGGGAGCGTCCCGATCGTTGTGGTCGGTGA